Proteins from a genomic interval of Zingiber officinale cultivar Zhangliang chromosome 2A, Zo_v1.1, whole genome shotgun sequence:
- the LOC122039842 gene encoding serine/arginine repetitive matrix protein 1-like, whose amino-acid sequence MEHQNPSNGDEFESACSTPFASAPSSPGRGGSSAAAAGCFFSAPSSPMHYILSSPSPPYSAAVSPSDPASVDFSFDFEFSARFPCLSTAASADELFLNGQIRPMKLSSHLQRRQSLAPLPDLGVEEDECAQDSGEAEEKDVRRRDLMLRSRSVHRRARSLSPLRNLPFRWRPHGAADEERGGDGEKAPDRKQIESEEAPAPPVSASSRSSSSSSASSSSSSGRSSKRWIFLKDFLHRNKSEGSGHAKEKFWRAISFSAPKDSPRPTSPPEPETTPQPAESAARREQTTQPRRQQRPVDGLGARRRAMAPSAHEWLYTANRAQAEEMKRRTFLPYRQGLLGCLWFSSKGYGAIDGFARSLNHVPSR is encoded by the coding sequence ATGGAGCACCAGAACCCTAGCAATGGCGACGAGTTCGAGAGCGCCTGCTCCACCCCCTTCGCGAGCGCGCCTTCGAGTCCCGGCCGTGGCGGTTCCTCCGCCGCCGCGGCCGGCTGCTTCTTTAGTGCCCCGTCCAGCCCAATGCACTACATCCTTTCGTCTCCTTCGCCGCCTTACTCAGCTGCGGTCTCCCCCTCCGATCCTGCCTCCGTCGATTTCTCATTTGATTTCGAGTTCTCCGCCCGCTTCCCCTGCCTTTCCACCGCGGCTTCTGCCGACGAGCTCTTCCTCAACGGTCAGATTCGGCCTATGAAGCTGTCTTCTCACCTCCAGCGCCGGCAGAGCCTCGCCCCGCTCCCGGATCTCGGCGTCGAGGAGGACGAGTGCGCGCAGGATAGCGGAGAGGCGGAGGAGAAGGACGTCCGCAGGCGGGATCTGATGCTGCGGAGTAGGTCTGTGCATCGGAGGGCTAGATCGCTATCTCCGTTGAGAAATCTACCCTTTCGCTGGCGGCCGCATGGCGCGGCGGACGAGGAGAGGGGTGGAGACGGGGAGAAGGCACCAGATCGAAAGCAGATTGAGTCGGAAGAAGCTCCCGCACCGCCCGTCTCGGCGTCCTCccgctcctcctcttcttcctcggcGTCCTCTTCGTCCTCCTCGGGGCGGAGCTCAAAGCGGTGGATCTTTCTGAAAGATTTCCTCCACCGGAACAAGAGCGAAGGTAGTGGCCACGCAAAGGAGAAGTTCTGGCGCGCCATCTCTTTCTCTGCTCCAAAAGACAGTCCGAGACCCACGTCGCCGCCAGAACCCGAGACGACTCCACAGCCGGCGGAGTCCGCGGCGCGTCGAGAACAGACGACCCAGCCGCGGCGGCAACAGAGGCCGGTCGATGGGCTGGGGGCGAGGCGGCGGGCGATGGCGCCGTCAGCGCACGAGTGGCTCTACACTGCGAACCGGGCTCAGGCGGAGGAGATGAAGCGGCGAACCTTCCTCCCATACCGGCAGGGCCTCCTGGGCTGCCTCTGGTTCAGCTCCAAGGGCTACGGCGCCATCGACGGGTTCGCCCGCTCTCTCAACCACGTTCCGTCGAGGTAA